A segment of the Salvia miltiorrhiza cultivar Shanhuang (shh) unplaced genomic scaffold, IMPLAD_Smil_shh original_scaffold_305, whole genome shotgun sequence genome:
aaaaaattgtgaaaaaattaatggcagaggagagagagaaaaaagagtgggaagaaatggagggaaaaaactcatcttttatatattatatagatagattTGAAATTTAACAATAAAAGATCCaacttcaaattattttttgcaatttagACATCCAATTTTTTGCGCAAGATTGGAGTTGAAATCAAGATGGTAAGAGCATTGGCATCGCTTCTCCTCGATGCCTTACTCGAACTCGAGTAGCCACTCGAGTAGGCGATGCAAGTGAGTGCTACTCGAGTGCTactcgagttatcgagtatactcgataatttcttttttttttcttttttttttaattctcttcttctctttaaaaatttctctctcctctttaaaaactaaaaaaatcaagtaggctatcaaggaaccccaatgcagcactacctactcaataacacaaacactatcaagtaggctatcaaggaggctatcaaggaggtcccaatgcggatgctctaagcaATGCCAAATTTTAGAATTGATTGAGAGCTATATTTAGACTGTCATACGATCACGAAGTCTATTATTTAGACTGTCATCTTCTTTCTAAAAGTACTAAGTGACGAAGATTCATTGCGCATGTAATGAAGACTGATGAATGATGTtgagaatgtaataaaaattagaaaaagaaaaatttaacGACGGAGAAGGAAGTCCACAAAATGAAGTAGTGAAGGTAATTTCTTGTAGAGAGAAGAGTCCGAATTTTAGAAATTGTTGGCACTTCCATGTCACGTTTCATCAAGTTGCTTAATTTAATGCAACATCTACTTTGATAGCTTTAATTTAATGCAACATCTACTCCTACTACAACAACTCATAACTACCAACTTGAGTAGATAACCACTAActtattcatcaaaatttgaCGTTCAtgacatcaatcatcaccaccacgcatgaaaataaattaaaatcggGAGGAGGATAGTTGGCTGTGAAATTTGCTGGGTACTCACAATCAAAGCTTAATTAGAGCTTTCAATGGCCAAATTGATACAGGCTAATGAAATACTGTGTGTGTGCACCATGTATTGTTATCTATGAAATGAAATCATCTCTTCTCCTATTGTCCGCCCTTGAATTCACCACTTAATAAAACTAAACAAAAATCTCAAATATAGAGAAAATTTGAAGGCAAAGTCCGACAAGGAAGGAAAAAATGATATCGCTATATTCCGTAAAAATATTTACAAGCCTTGTGCCAAATATGTTTAGGAATATGGACAATAACACCATCTCAAAATCTCATTCATGAAATTATcgaattgaattaaaatttggatACCCAAAATCCGTAGCTATCGTATTTGCAGATGAATCTCTTGCAAGAGAAACGATtgagggctgctgctgctgctatcCTTCCTCAACGATCTCTTCCCACTCAACGACAACGACCTCTTCATCGCCCTATAAATGCTCGAATTCGACGCACACGACAAATCCATCGAAACCGATCTCCTCACACCACCCCGCAATTCTGCCGGATTCCGCTGCGGGCTGCTCGAGCTCGCCTCGGCTCGACGCGAATTGGCCTCGCCGGCGACGATGGCGGCGCGGCAGACGGGACAGTTCTTATGCGATCGGAGCCACGTGTCAATGCAGTCGAGGTGGAAGGCGTGGCTGCACTTGGGGAGCAGCCGCACAGCCTCGCCGTCGCGGAAGTCGTTCAGGCACACGGCGCAGTCGTTGCCGTCGACCAGGCCGTCGGCCTTACGGTACGGGAACGACGCGATGGCGTCGATGGCCGTCTGGGGGAGGCCCACGGTGCGGATGTACCAGATGGGGTGGTCCACCATCGGGCCCTGGTTCTCGTCGGCGAAATTCGTTCTCGAAGGTTCCATAGGCCCTAGATTTCTCCGGCGCCGGTATCTGGCCAGGGTCAGGTAGGAGAGGACTAGGAATGCCACTCCCAGAACGCAAAGCATCAGAATCAGGACCGTCGGAACGTGGCTTTTGATCGGATTGGGATCGGCAAATTGGGGCGGCTGAGGGAGTAGTTGTGGTGGAGGCGGTGATAGGTAGCAGTTTTCGGGGCAAACGTAGCATAAGTAACAATCGGTGGCATAATTTGTGGTGAAATTATTGGGTTCTGCAATTAGGATTTTTCTGTGATGAAGGGCGGCCATCATAAGTgaagaatttcaaaggaaaatCATAGTATTTGGATTCATGGGAAAAAATGAATTGATTAAAAGGTTTCAAGGGGAGAAGGTGGGAGGTTTAGTTgaatagattaattaattgattagtATAAAGCGATTACGTAGAGAGGTGGGGCATTGCGCCACCAACTTTCCAAACTCAAGCCCCACAATACGTTGTAGTTTTGTGATGGTTAATTCGGTGATTCAGGTAAAAAGCTTTCTTCCTATTAAATATGGAACACCACAAACATTATTCCTTTAATTCTTACAACTATGAAACTATACAGATGATGTTTGACATATTCAATACTCAATAGTCATCTTCCAAATAGGATCCTACTTGAATTTGTTTTAAGGAAACTGTCACTCACAACTACACACATGCCTCTTGTTTTTTTCCCACCTCCATTCCAGTTCAGTATTTTATACTAGCATTGACTTTGTTACATATTTTAGGATAAATTAACTTGTCCTAAAACTTTATTGTTTCGAATTTGTTTTTGTAGCAGAGCTCATTACACacaagaatttcttcagcaacTTATTCTGAGCAACATCTCCATGTGTAAAAAGGGAGCAACCTAATTCACGCCTTAACACTTCCATTaacgaaataaaaaataaatttctccTCTAATAAGGTTTTAGGTTGGGAAAATGGAGTAGCATTACTTGGTACATGGTAACTGAAGGTCTTGTGTTTTGTCAATTTGTAATGTAGCAATTCTATAAAAGGCCTACGTCGATTATACACAAGTGTATCACTATAAATAGAATACTTGTGGAGTAATTTGGACGTATTGGTTATTAACTACACTAGCACGGGAGTGTGATGCACggacataataaatttataacttaaaaaaataaattatgtaaaaCCACTAATATATGGTCTTTTATGAAAAATTACGTATATTAAAATACTATAAAATTTACATACAAATAAAATACTACAAAATTTACATATAGAATTTGTAATGGTGATACAAAAATATGTTCTCTCTGTCCCGTAAGAACACATATTCTATTTTCGCCTATTTCATAAgagtgtatcacttttatttcgGGACATGATCtcactttttctctttttaaccacAACCATTTATTTACAGTCAACACATTATCTACCAACAATTTCTTAAATCTGTGTCATCTCATATGTAATACACGCTTACAGAACATAGATAATAATTcaccacaaaatatattgaataTCAATAGTGTTACAATGCAATTTCAAATTTGTTGCATGacttttgaataaataaaaaaattaaataaagatatCTTGCTCATTgtcgattttttatttaattatgctgTCTCTCTTTTGATTTTTTGGTCATGAAAATTTTCAGGTGtcccttttttttaattatcaaaattcaataaaattggtaaaaaggaaaaggaaattcGAGTTGGACCTTTTATTGCCTAATGATATTAACATATGCCAATATTTAATATTGAAATttattggtatttttttttgttttgaggaGGAAATTTATTGGTATTAACTAATGAAGTTATAAGGCAAATTTTAAGCCCCctaattaaattattgtaaaGGATAAAAAAATATGCCAAAACAAAACAATTCTTAAATTTTCGTCATTTCAACAAAAACTCAgcatattaatataatttgtttAAGTTCATTTTTATCTAAGGATGAGAAAAGaactttgaattaaaaaaaatgcagatTAAGAAATATCTAAACTAAAAAGTATACTATGAAAGTtggtaaatctatatataatataaaaaaggaGTTTGTTTACCTCCAATTTTTTATCTCTCCTCATAAACTTTCCCTCCAAattttctatctttttttttaattctttttaaaaatcattaatttctattataaaaataatgctcaaaatggatgttaaattaaagattgtgaaaagatctttaatttgaatATCGTACTCTATTTTCATGTATTTTCGTTTATTGGTGACAAACATAAGGAtatgtcattttttttccttttaaaaaagtttacatgatttttaattataattatttaaactacagtcatttttaatgcaattaagggaggaggaaatttgtattaattttaatatgaatttgtaaataaagtattatagttatatatcttaaaattagaatttaaaatattagttatatatcttaaaattagaatttaaaatattatatatatttatttaattatgtgtacaaattatgtatttatttatataacaatttaatattatacGATTTGGACTTTTACGAgctaaaattattatattaaatgacggcTATTAATTTAGTTATATTGATGCTTTAGTGTAATCGTAGcctgtgcatcgcacgggagagcGTACTAGTTTGAAATAAAAATgcacttatttattattttttatgaaaaatcttGTAAGACATATAGTTGGGGGATTCAAATGGTTGGAAACTACATTTTCAGTGAGAATCTAAAAATAATGTATTGAACTTAATTATAAAGTTAATATTCCATAATTTGTATctatctacaaaaaaaaattatagcacaaaaagaaattataaataacTCATAGAATTTTAACAAATGAATAAAGAGATAATACATATACTTCCCACATTTCATAATAAAATTTACATCATTTACACAATTATGTTTCCATgatttcacaaaatattttaacacaaataataaaacaatttttttttttgaaagagcTAACTTCCTTTTTCAAAAATCCTGTAGTATAAAATACtaagagaaaggagagagaaaagaaaataactttgaaacttttaatttgaataaaattcttattttaaacttattttttatatattacatatcaaattaaagtttttgtcatgatctttaatttgatatgtatattgaatacatttaattaatcaaaatgaatttttagaaaaaacaaaaattcttaaaatgaaaagaaaccgaaaaataatttaaaaacaaaaaaacaa
Coding sequences within it:
- the LOC131004024 gene encoding E3 ubiquitin-protein ligase RING1-like, with protein sequence MMAALHHRKILIAEPNNFTTNYATDCYLCYVCPENCYLSPPPPQLLPQPPQFADPNPIKSHVPTVLILMLCVLGVAFLVLSYLTLARYRRRRNLGPMEPSRTNFADENQGPMVDHPIWYIRTVGLPQTAIDAIASFPYRKADGLVDGNDCAVCLNDFRDGEAVRLLPKCSHAFHLDCIDTWLRSHKNCPVCRAAIVAGEANSRRAEASSSSPQRNPAELRGGVRRSVSMDLSCASNSSIYRAMKRSLSLSGKRSLRKDSSSSSPQSFLLQEIHLQIR